In the genome of Chlamydia trachomatis A/HAR-13, one region contains:
- the pth gene encoding aminoacyl-tRNA hydrolase produces the protein MVKLVVGIGNPGRQYVWTRHNIGFLLLDSLASRFLGAFREAPRLYASFAKVEISSEAVVLMKPTTYVNLTGKAVLAAKKFFDVSMEDILVVADDINREFGFVRFRQDCGSGGHNGIKNTTQILQSNHYWQLRLGVGRPSYPGAEGVADYVLSSFSLNEKEKLNDFLEKGIEEILPWLGC, from the coding sequence ATGGTAAAGCTAGTTGTTGGCATAGGAAATCCTGGACGACAGTATGTCTGGACAAGGCATAACATAGGTTTTCTTTTGTTGGACTCGCTAGCATCACGTTTTTTAGGGGCTTTTCGTGAGGCCCCACGTCTTTATGCTTCGTTTGCGAAGGTAGAAATTTCAAGCGAGGCAGTTGTTCTTATGAAGCCCACCACTTATGTCAATCTTACTGGTAAAGCTGTCTTAGCTGCCAAGAAGTTTTTCGATGTTTCCATGGAAGATATTCTTGTTGTAGCAGACGACATCAATCGGGAATTCGGTTTTGTGCGTTTTCGGCAAGATTGTGGCTCTGGTGGGCACAATGGAATTAAGAATACCACGCAGATTCTGCAATCCAATCATTATTGGCAACTACGTCTTGGGGTAGGAAGGCCTTCGTATCCTGGAGCTGAAGGGGTTGCTGATTATGTATTATCTAGTTTTTCTTTGAATGAAAAAGAAAAATTAAATGACTTTTTAGAAAAAGGGATAGAAGAAATCCTTCCTTGGCTAGGTTGTTAG
- the rbp7 gene encoding reticulate body protein Rbp-7 codes for MQHTIMLSLENDNDKLASMMDRVVAASSSILSASKDSESNRQFTISKAPDKEAPCRVSYVAASALSE; via the coding sequence ATGCAACACACAATTATGCTGTCTTTAGAGAACGATAATGATAAGCTTGCTTCTATGATGGATCGAGTTGTTGCTGCGTCATCAAGCATTCTTTCTGCTTCCAAAGATTCTGAGTCCAATAGACAGTTTACTATTTCTAAAGCTCCGGATAAAGAAGCTCCTTGCAGAGTATCTTATGTAGCTGCAAGTGCACTTTCAGAATAG
- the rpsR gene encoding 30S ribosomal protein S18, with protein sequence MNRPVHNEHRRKRFAKKCPFVSAGWKTIDYKDVTTLKRFITERGKILPRRITGVSSRFQALLAQAVKRARHVGLLPFVGED encoded by the coding sequence ATGAATAGACCTGTTCATAATGAACACAGAAGGAAGCGTTTCGCTAAGAAATGTCCTTTTGTTTCCGCGGGTTGGAAGACCATCGATTACAAGGACGTTACCACTCTAAAAAGGTTTATTACGGAAAGAGGAAAGATTCTTCCAAGAAGAATTACGGGGGTTTCTTCTCGCTTCCAAGCGCTGCTTGCTCAAGCTGTTAAGAGAGCTCGACATGTAGGGCTTTTGCCTTTCGTAGGAGAAGATTAA
- the rpsF gene encoding 30S ribosomal protein S6 translates to MKKKTGQLYEGAYVFSVTLSEDARRKALEKVTSGITNYGGEVLKIHDQGRKKLAYTIRGAREGYYYFIYFTVAPEAIAELWREYHLNEDLLRFMTLKASAVKEVLEFATLPE, encoded by the coding sequence ATGAAAAAAAAAACAGGCCAACTTTATGAGGGAGCCTATGTTTTTAGCGTGACGTTAAGTGAAGACGCTAGACGTAAGGCTTTAGAAAAAGTTACTTCTGGGATCACCAATTATGGTGGCGAAGTTCTGAAAATTCATGATCAGGGGCGCAAAAAGTTAGCTTACACAATTCGTGGTGCTAGAGAAGGCTATTACTACTTTATTTATTTCACAGTAGCCCCAGAAGCTATCGCAGAGTTGTGGAGAGAGTATCATTTAAACGAAGATCTTCTTCGATTCATGACTCTTAAAGCAAGCGCTGTGAAAGAGGTTTTAGAATTCGCTACATTGCCAGAATAA
- a CDS encoding putative Na+/H+ antiporter, which produces MILPHYSSGLRIGSAILFFSAVIHTFFTPWLTRLYEESQHKKMIFPERWRQYLWLSELLRIVSRVELVFVLWAIPLFCLFLYTEGYRITMAYFDSRNYVFSLFIIAMLILLESRPIEYFSQRVFATIAKIGKQSPICWWWTIMIAAPLSAFFLKESGAMIIAATLLSKQFYKFSPSPKFCYATMGLLFSNISISGLTSSFSSRALLTILPEIKWTNSFIISHFCWKVILAILVSTTIFFCLFRKEFKKFPKTIPSTTMMNDRLPSWIIFIHVVLVGCVILSRAIPLFLGFLFIFYLGFQRFTIFYQHPIKTAKVCFVGLFYVGVVIFGELQEWWMLELMHGMSDLGYMMTSYMFSIFLDNALVNHIVHNLPMANDCYLYLVLVGSMSAGGLTLVSNMPNIVGYLILRPTFPHSDISLIKLFLSALLPSLISLSIFWLFRAVPPFMFCLFR; this is translated from the coding sequence ATGATTTTACCCCATTACTCCTCAGGATTACGCATCGGGTCAGCGATTCTATTTTTTTCTGCGGTGATTCATACCTTTTTTACACCATGGTTAACACGATTATACGAAGAGTCTCAGCATAAAAAGATGATTTTTCCAGAACGCTGGCGTCAGTACCTTTGGTTAAGTGAGCTTCTGCGCATCGTTAGTCGCGTTGAACTGGTCTTCGTTCTTTGGGCGATTCCGCTATTCTGTCTATTTTTATATACAGAAGGCTATCGCATAACCATGGCCTATTTCGATAGCCGAAACTATGTCTTCTCCCTTTTTATTATCGCTATGCTGATTCTCCTTGAATCGCGACCTATCGAATACTTTTCTCAGAGAGTCTTTGCAACGATCGCAAAAATAGGGAAACAATCCCCCATTTGTTGGTGGTGGACCATTATGATTGCAGCACCGCTATCCGCTTTTTTCCTTAAAGAATCCGGAGCGATGATTATTGCAGCTACACTATTGTCTAAACAGTTTTACAAATTCTCTCCTTCTCCCAAGTTTTGCTATGCAACTATGGGATTATTATTTTCCAATATTTCGATCAGCGGTTTAACTTCTTCATTTTCTTCAAGAGCTTTACTGACTATTCTTCCAGAAATTAAATGGACAAACAGCTTCATTATCAGTCATTTTTGTTGGAAAGTAATTCTTGCTATTCTGGTTTCTACAACAATTTTTTTCTGTTTATTCCGAAAAGAATTTAAAAAGTTCCCTAAAACCATCCCCAGTACAACTATGATGAATGATCGCCTTCCTTCGTGGATTATTTTCATTCATGTTGTTCTTGTTGGTTGTGTGATTCTCAGCCGCGCAATCCCCTTATTTTTAGGATTTTTATTTATTTTCTACTTAGGGTTTCAGCGATTCACGATTTTTTACCAACATCCTATCAAAACAGCAAAAGTCTGTTTCGTAGGATTGTTCTATGTTGGAGTAGTGATATTTGGAGAACTTCAGGAATGGTGGATGCTTGAGCTCATGCACGGCATGTCAGATTTAGGCTATATGATGACCTCATATATGTTTTCAATCTTCTTAGACAATGCTCTGGTGAATCATATCGTTCACAATTTACCTATGGCAAATGATTGTTATCTTTACCTAGTTTTGGTTGGAAGTATGTCTGCAGGAGGGCTCACTTTAGTGTCTAATATGCCCAATATTGTTGGATACCTTATTCTGCGACCAACTTTCCCGCACTCTGACATCTCTTTAATTAAATTATTTTTATCAGCATTGTTACCTTCTCTTATATCTCTGAGTATATTTTGGCTCTTTAGAGCTGTTCCACCGTTTATGTTTTGCTTGTTCCGCTAA
- a CDS encoding 50S ribosomal protein L25/general stress protein Ctc: protein MELVVQSRETDKKSVIKKIRQQGGIPAVLYSGGKSLANIVVDARVFSKFLSTLESGALASTVFTLSYEGREIKALVKDIQYHVTTYDVIHLDFEELVDGRDVRLNIPIRYINTVDCVGVKLGGSLRQVIRCIRVVCKPKDIVPFLELDVQSLGLSQTLKLSDICIPEGIRPVTSLKEVAVTVARR from the coding sequence ATGGAACTCGTAGTTCAAAGTCGTGAGACTGATAAGAAGTCTGTTATTAAGAAAATTCGTCAGCAAGGTGGAATTCCTGCTGTTCTTTATTCCGGGGGAAAAAGCTTAGCTAATATCGTTGTAGATGCGCGAGTTTTCAGTAAGTTTCTTTCTACTTTGGAAAGCGGGGCTTTAGCTTCTACTGTGTTCACGCTTTCTTATGAAGGACGAGAAATCAAAGCTTTAGTCAAAGATATTCAGTACCATGTAACGACTTATGATGTAATTCATCTCGATTTTGAAGAATTAGTGGATGGTCGCGACGTTCGGTTGAATATTCCTATTCGTTACATCAACACGGTAGATTGTGTTGGGGTAAAATTAGGAGGATCTTTAAGACAAGTGATTCGTTGCATCCGAGTTGTTTGTAAGCCAAAAGATATTGTTCCATTTTTGGAGTTGGATGTTCAGTCCTTAGGGCTTTCTCAAACCCTAAAACTATCGGATATTTGTATTCCTGAAGGAATTAGACCTGTCACTTCTCTTAAAGAAGTTGCTGTAACGGTAGCACGACGATAA
- the rplI gene encoding 50S ribosomal protein L9 has protein sequence MKPQLLLLEDVDGLGRSGDLVVAKPGYVRNYLLPKGKAVVASAGTLRLQAKLQEQRLLQAAADKEESLRLAEMLRSIVLDFQVRVDSENNMYGSVTVNDMISAAEQQGVVLTRKNFPRSHSGIKNLGRHVVGLKLKEGVTADLHLEVRADHEIIEQKELQSAEEQEG, from the coding sequence ATGAAACCACAATTACTTTTATTAGAGGATGTCGATGGCTTAGGGCGTTCCGGCGATCTTGTTGTCGCTAAGCCCGGATACGTTAGAAACTACCTGCTCCCTAAAGGGAAGGCAGTGGTTGCTAGCGCTGGAACTCTCCGTTTGCAAGCAAAGTTGCAAGAGCAGCGTTTGCTGCAAGCTGCGGCCGATAAAGAAGAGTCTCTTCGTTTGGCAGAGATGCTTAGAAGCATCGTTTTGGATTTCCAAGTTCGTGTAGATTCTGAGAATAATATGTACGGTTCCGTAACCGTGAATGATATGATTAGTGCTGCTGAGCAACAAGGTGTTGTTCTTACACGTAAGAATTTCCCTCGCTCTCATAGCGGTATTAAGAATCTCGGAAGACACGTAGTTGGACTGAAATTAAAAGAAGGCGTGACTGCGGATCTTCATTTGGAAGTTCGTGCTGATCACGAAATCATTGAACAAAAAGAACTCCAAAGCGCAGAAGAACAAGAAGGTTAA
- the pgsA gene encoding CDP-diacylglycerol--glycerol-3-phosphate 3-phosphatidyltransferase: MRVSLPNFLTVFRLFITPIFMILYLKGRWFGLSAAFLPYVLLFLLIITEITDAVDGYIARKFSQVTDLGKLLDPMADSVYRISLYLTFTQPPVNLPLILVFIFLARDSVISTLRTLCASRGQVLAARMSGKLKAILQAISFFFIIFSMFLCAKGIISTDDLEFFSTVIVSLVAFYSICSGVEYIWVNKSHLLQKNDSPDGES; the protein is encoded by the coding sequence ATGAGAGTGAGCTTACCAAACTTCCTGACAGTTTTTCGTCTATTTATCACACCGATTTTTATGATTCTTTACTTAAAAGGTCGGTGGTTCGGGTTGTCTGCCGCATTCCTGCCTTATGTTCTCCTCTTTTTGCTGATCATTACGGAAATCACGGATGCTGTAGATGGATATATTGCGAGAAAGTTTTCCCAGGTAACAGATCTGGGAAAACTTCTAGATCCCATGGCTGATAGTGTATACCGTATTTCGCTGTACCTCACGTTCACACAACCTCCCGTGAATCTTCCTCTCATACTTGTGTTTATTTTCTTAGCTCGAGATTCCGTTATTAGCACTTTGCGTACGCTATGCGCTAGTAGGGGACAAGTATTAGCTGCTAGGATGAGTGGGAAGTTAAAAGCTATTCTTCAAGCTATTAGCTTCTTTTTCATCATTTTCTCGATGTTCCTTTGTGCAAAAGGCATTATCTCCACAGACGATTTAGAGTTTTTCTCAACAGTGATAGTGTCTTTAGTAGCCTTTTATTCTATTTGCTCTGGAGTTGAGTATATTTGGGTGAATAAAAGTCACTTATTACAGAAAAATGACTCGCCGGATGGCGAGTCATAG
- the ispE gene encoding 4-(cytidine 5'-diphospho)-2-C-methyl-D-erythritol kinase, protein MHFLSPAKLNLFLQILGRREDDFHEIVTRYQAIAFGDQLSLSISSRDSLQVINACHLETPSNSIWKSVALFRRYTGITTPVSWRVVKQIPVGAGLAGGSSNAATALFALNQIFKTGLSDEEMRSLAEQLGVDTPFFFSTGAALGVARGEKIIALEESVSDRYVLYFSSEGVLTSRAFAAVQPSDCSSRKNLEYTQNDLEKPVFRLRLDLKEKKHWLESLWAELPVYIGLTGSGATLFVRYPEILEKDLSYAAQIQRAVTLSGGLLTSPIRRDPTAWYSIYSESALAAT, encoded by the coding sequence ATGCACTTTCTTTCTCCAGCAAAGCTTAATCTCTTTTTGCAGATACTTGGCAGGCGGGAAGATGATTTTCACGAAATAGTCACACGCTATCAAGCGATAGCCTTTGGGGATCAACTCTCCTTATCAATAAGCTCTCGCGATTCTCTCCAAGTAATTAATGCTTGTCATCTTGAAACGCCTAGTAATTCTATATGGAAAAGTGTGGCGCTTTTCCGTCGGTACACAGGCATTACAACGCCTGTTAGTTGGCGTGTAGTCAAACAGATCCCTGTTGGAGCAGGTCTTGCAGGAGGGAGTAGTAATGCAGCAACTGCATTGTTTGCTTTAAACCAAATCTTCAAAACAGGACTATCTGATGAGGAAATGCGTTCCTTAGCCGAACAGCTTGGCGTGGATACTCCTTTTTTCTTTTCTACAGGAGCAGCCTTAGGAGTGGCCCGTGGGGAGAAAATAATAGCTCTAGAAGAGAGTGTTTCAGATAGATATGTTTTGTATTTTTCTAGTGAAGGAGTTCTCACTAGTCGGGCTTTTGCCGCCGTACAACCTTCGGACTGTTCCTCCAGAAAAAATTTAGAGTATACGCAAAATGACTTAGAAAAGCCTGTTTTTCGGTTGCGCTTAGATTTGAAAGAAAAGAAACATTGGCTAGAAAGCCTGTGGGCGGAACTTCCTGTGTATATAGGGCTAACGGGATCAGGGGCAACCTTATTTGTCCGTTACCCAGAAATCTTAGAGAAAGACCTTTCTTATGCAGCTCAGATACAAAGAGCAGTAACGTTAAGCGGAGGATTATTGACTTCTCCGATACGAAGAGATCCTACAGCTTGGTATAGCATCTATTCTGAAAGTGCACTTGCAGCTACATAA
- the glgA gene encoding glycogen synthase GlgA, producing MKIIHTAIEFAPVIKAGGLGDALYGLAKALAANHTTEVVIPLYPKLFTLPKEQDLCSIQKLSYFFAGEQEATAFSYFYEGIKVTLFKLDTQPELFENAETIYTSDDAFRFCAFSAAAASYIQKEGANIVHLHDWHTGLVAGLLKQQPCSQLQKIVLTLHNFGYRGYTTREILEASSLNEFYISQYQLFRDPQTCVLLKGALYCSDFVTTVSPTYAKEILEDYSDYEIHDAITARQHHLRGILNGIDTTIWGPETDPNLAKNYTKELFETPSIFFEAKAKNKKALYEILGLSLEHSPCVCIISRIAEQKGPHFMKQAILHALENAYTLIIIGTCYGNQLHEEFANLQESLANSPNVRILLTYSDVLARQIFAAADMICIPSMFEPCGLTQMIGMRYGTVPLVRATGGLADTVANGINGFSFFNPHDFYEFRNMLSEAVTTYRTNHDKWQHIVRACLDFSSDLETAANKYLEIYKQ from the coding sequence ATGAAAATTATTCACACAGCTATCGAATTTGCTCCGGTAATCAAAGCCGGAGGCCTGGGAGACGCGCTATACGGACTAGCAAAAGCTTTAGCCGCTAATCACACAACGGAAGTGGTAATCCCTTTATACCCTAAATTATTTACTTTGCCCAAAGAACAAGATCTTTGCTCGATCCAAAAATTATCTTATTTTTTTGCTGGAGAGCAAGAAGCAACTGCTTTCTCCTACTTTTATGAAGGAATTAAAGTAACTCTATTCAAACTCGACACACAGCCAGAGTTATTCGAGAATGCGGAAACAATCTACACAAGCGATGATGCCTTCCGTTTTTGCGCTTTTTCTGCTGCTGCGGCCTCCTACATCCAAAAAGAAGGAGCCAATATCGTTCATTTACACGATTGGCATACAGGATTAGTTGCTGGACTACTCAAACAACAGCCCTGCTCTCAATTACAAAAGATTGTTCTTACCCTACATAATTTTGGTTATCGAGGCTATACAACACGAGAAATATTAGAAGCCTCCTCTTTGAATGAATTTTATATCAGCCAGTACCAACTATTTCGCGATCCACAAACTTGTGTGTTGCTAAAAGGAGCTTTATACTGTTCAGATTTCGTGACTACGGTTTCTCCTACATACGCCAAAGAAATTCTTGAAGATTATTCCGATTACGAAATTCACGATGCCATTACTGCTAGACAACATCATCTCCGCGGGATTTTAAATGGAATCGACACGACAATTTGGGGGCCTGAAACGGATCCCAATCTAGCGAAAAACTACACTAAAGAGCTTTTCGAGACCCCTTCAATTTTTTTTGAAGCTAAAGCCAAGAATAAAAAAGCCTTGTACGAAATATTAGGCCTCTCTTTAGAACACTCTCCTTGCGTGTGCATTATTTCTAGAATTGCTGAGCAGAAAGGTCCTCACTTTATGAAACAGGCCATTCTCCATGCACTAGAAAACGCTTACACGCTCATTATTATAGGTACCTGCTACGGGAATCAATTGCATGAAGAATTTGCAAATCTTCAAGAATCATTAGCGAATTCCCCTAATGTAAGGATTCTTTTGACTTATAGTGATGTGCTGGCACGACAAATTTTCGCCGCTGCAGATATGATCTGCATTCCTTCTATGTTTGAACCATGTGGACTCACACAAATGATTGGAATGCGTTACGGGACTGTACCGTTAGTAAGAGCTACAGGAGGACTAGCAGATACTGTAGCAAATGGAATCAATGGATTTTCCTTCTTTAATCCGCATGACTTCTATGAATTCCGAAACATGCTTTCGGAAGCAGTGACAACCTACCGTACCAACCACGACAAGTGGCAACATATTGTACGTGCTTGTCTAGATTTTTCTTCAGACCTAGAAACTGCCGCCAATAAATATTTAGAAATTTATAAACAATAA
- a CDS encoding glycine--tRNA ligase translates to MSSQPLTLQAMMAAILNFWSEQGCIIHQGYDLEVGAGTFNPATFLQSLGPEPFRTAYIEPSRRPQDGRYGQHPNRLQKYHQLQVILKPVPENFLSLYLESLKVIGLNLVDHDIRFVHDDWENPTIGAWGLGWEVWLNGMEITQLTYFQAVGSKPLDAISGEITYGVERIAIYLQKKNSVYDVMWNDSLTYGDITQYAEQAWSQYNFETANTTMWLKHFDDFSAEALATLDQGLPLPAYDFVIKASHAFNMLDSRGVISVTERTRYIAKIRQLARAAADKYVAWRESLGFPLLKTPPSTPTVTPKKIPTICQPEDFLLEIGSEELPATFVPTGIQQLESLAKKLLADHGIAYKHLEVLGTPRRLALCIEGLSHVTIRPESEKKGPPLSLLFMTDGSVSPQGEQFFSSHGLSISHRSALDQPSAIWRVRSINGTDYLFLVIPEERKETAAILVNELPQLIRSIRFPQKMTWDNGGVEYARPIRWLVALYGDQILPISLGFVSSGNTSWGHRQLDNRQLTIPSSNMYVDTLRSACVIVSQKERRAIIKQGLQNLTGDQIVAIAPEHLIDETVFLTEHPFVISAQFDPAFCSLPKELLIAEMIQHQRYFPTQNMQGEITNRFLIVCDNSPTDSIVEGNEKALAPRLTDGNFLFKQDLLTPLSSFVEKLKSVTYFESLGSLADKTSRLKLHLEEAYALLPLCAKEDIDTAIHYCKADLVSSVVNEFPELQGIMGRYYLQNASLSRAAALAIGEHLQHITLGSSISTTGALLSILDRIDNLLSCFILGLLPTSSHDPYALRRQSLEILTLLYTTQSSVDIEDLFARLIRHFPSSIPNTVWSPEAVLSKLNTFVWGRLRTILSSLGFDKEVIATVLTDNCPKNPLTIIQSAQSIQELKNTQILKTIAAMHNRLKKILASLSFSVTEQMFSLQSAEDLLFKQALDRFVEETTALPISSKDYLHLLKELAQSTELFLDSVRVASDDESTRNQRIALLIAAQKCFGFYAWDVL, encoded by the coding sequence ATGTCCTCACAACCTTTAACTCTTCAAGCCATGATGGCAGCTATTCTAAACTTTTGGAGCGAACAAGGCTGCATCATTCATCAAGGATATGATTTAGAAGTTGGAGCCGGGACATTTAACCCAGCAACCTTTCTGCAATCTTTAGGCCCAGAACCTTTTAGAACAGCTTATATCGAACCTTCTCGGCGCCCGCAAGATGGTCGTTATGGACAACACCCTAATCGATTACAAAAGTACCACCAGTTACAGGTGATCCTCAAACCTGTCCCTGAAAATTTTCTTTCCCTTTACTTAGAATCTCTCAAAGTCATCGGATTAAATTTAGTAGATCATGACATCCGTTTCGTTCACGATGACTGGGAAAATCCTACTATTGGAGCTTGGGGGCTAGGCTGGGAAGTATGGTTAAATGGTATGGAAATTACACAACTGACCTACTTCCAAGCTGTAGGAAGTAAACCTTTAGATGCAATTAGCGGCGAAATTACTTATGGTGTTGAGCGAATCGCTATATATCTTCAGAAAAAGAACTCCGTCTACGATGTGATGTGGAATGATTCTCTTACTTATGGAGACATCACACAGTATGCAGAACAGGCCTGGAGCCAATACAATTTTGAGACTGCCAACACTACCATGTGGTTGAAACATTTTGATGACTTCTCTGCAGAAGCATTGGCAACTCTAGACCAAGGCCTCCCTCTCCCAGCATATGATTTCGTCATCAAAGCTTCCCATGCCTTTAATATGCTAGATTCCCGAGGGGTAATTTCTGTGACAGAACGCACGCGGTATATTGCCAAGATACGGCAACTAGCACGAGCTGCTGCAGATAAGTATGTGGCATGGCGGGAGTCATTAGGGTTTCCTCTCCTTAAAACTCCTCCTTCCACACCAACAGTAACACCAAAGAAAATCCCAACAATTTGCCAGCCAGAAGACTTTCTGCTCGAAATTGGAAGCGAGGAGTTGCCAGCGACCTTTGTCCCTACTGGAATTCAACAACTCGAATCGCTCGCAAAGAAACTCCTTGCCGACCATGGCATTGCTTACAAACATCTCGAAGTATTAGGCACTCCACGACGATTGGCATTGTGCATAGAAGGTCTTAGTCATGTAACGATTCGTCCGGAATCTGAGAAAAAAGGCCCCCCTCTTTCCTTATTATTTATGACAGATGGCTCCGTGTCTCCTCAAGGAGAACAATTCTTCTCCTCACATGGATTATCGATCTCTCACCGAAGTGCTTTGGATCAACCTTCTGCGATTTGGCGTGTTCGTTCTATCAATGGTACCGATTACCTATTTCTTGTTATTCCAGAAGAACGCAAAGAAACTGCAGCCATTCTTGTTAATGAGCTCCCTCAATTGATTCGATCTATCCGTTTCCCCCAAAAAATGACCTGGGATAATGGTGGCGTGGAATATGCTCGCCCTATTCGCTGGTTGGTTGCGCTATATGGGGATCAAATTCTCCCTATATCTTTAGGATTCGTATCATCAGGCAATACTTCTTGGGGACATCGTCAGCTGGACAATCGTCAATTGACGATCCCATCCAGCAACATGTATGTCGATACGTTGCGTAGTGCTTGTGTTATCGTGTCACAAAAAGAACGTCGGGCAATCATTAAACAAGGGCTGCAGAATTTGACAGGGGATCAAATCGTGGCGATTGCTCCTGAACACCTCATTGACGAAACAGTCTTCCTTACAGAGCATCCGTTTGTTATTAGTGCGCAATTTGACCCAGCTTTTTGTTCTCTTCCTAAAGAACTACTAATAGCTGAAATGATTCAGCATCAACGGTACTTCCCAACACAAAATATGCAAGGAGAAATCACCAATCGATTCTTAATCGTGTGTGATAATTCTCCTACAGACAGTATCGTTGAGGGCAATGAAAAAGCTTTAGCTCCACGACTTACGGATGGGAATTTCTTATTCAAACAAGATTTGCTTACCCCTCTTTCCTCATTCGTAGAGAAACTTAAATCTGTCACCTATTTTGAATCCTTAGGTAGTTTAGCGGATAAAACTTCTCGTTTGAAGTTACACTTAGAAGAGGCTTATGCACTCCTCCCCTTATGCGCTAAAGAGGATATTGATACCGCTATACATTACTGCAAAGCAGATCTTGTATCTTCGGTTGTCAATGAATTCCCAGAACTACAGGGAATTATGGGAAGATATTACTTACAAAATGCTTCTCTATCCCGAGCAGCTGCATTAGCTATTGGAGAACATCTGCAACACATTACTTTAGGTTCCAGCATCTCCACTACAGGGGCTTTATTAAGTATTTTAGATAGAATAGATAACCTGCTCTCTTGCTTCATTCTAGGGCTTCTCCCCACCTCCTCTCATGATCCTTATGCCCTACGACGCCAGTCTTTGGAAATCCTTACTCTTCTCTACACCACTCAAAGCTCTGTAGATATAGAAGACTTATTTGCACGGCTTATTCGACACTTCCCGAGCTCTATTCCTAATACAGTATGGTCTCCAGAAGCAGTCTTAAGCAAACTCAATACATTTGTTTGGGGACGGTTGAGAACGATCTTATCCTCACTAGGATTTGATAAAGAGGTTATAGCAACAGTCCTTACAGATAACTGCCCTAAAAATCCTTTAACTATCATTCAAAGTGCTCAGTCTATCCAAGAACTGAAGAATACTCAGATACTGAAAACCATTGCTGCAATGCACAACAGGCTAAAGAAAATTCTTGCCTCACTATCCTTCTCCGTTACAGAGCAGATGTTTTCCTTACAATCTGCCGAAGATTTGTTATTCAAACAGGCTCTGGATCGTTTTGTAGAGGAAACTACTGCTTTACCAATAAGCTCGAAAGACTACTTACATCTATTGAAAGAGTTGGCACAAAGCACCGAACTCTTTTTAGACTCTGTGCGTGTCGCTAGCGATGATGAAAGCACTCGAAACCAACGTATTGCTCTGCTGATAGCAGCTCAAAAGTGTTTCGGTTTCTATGCTTGGGATGTTCTGTAA